Proteins from a genomic interval of Benincasa hispida cultivar B227 chromosome 7, ASM972705v1, whole genome shotgun sequence:
- the LOC120081346 gene encoding probable UDP-3-O-acyl-N-acetylglucosamine deacetylase 1, mitochondrial isoform X5: protein MLIPTAVNALKSSRSISWSPTGRLQQTLAGCLELSGISLHSGKVSKVKLCPEFAGRGRYFDFKSNFIPASIDYAEESPLCTTLCKDGFKIRTVEHLLSAMEAMGVDNCRIEIANEDDEDSEVEVPIFDGSAGKWVDAIGEIGLKLAIDQCGNCCEKMAPYVNQPVHVWRNDCYLVAFPASAVRITYGIDFPQVPNIGCQWFSTAPLDNMFYAEQIAPSRTFCIYEEVEQMQNMGLIKGGSIENALVCRSLAWKKICLFAWTLLLWPDRFVSA from the exons ATGCTCATTCCTACTGCCGTCAACGCCCTCAAATCCTCAAGGTCAATATCTTGGTCGCCG ACGGGTAGGCTTCAGCAAACCTTGGCGGGATGTCTGGAGCTGAGTGGGATATCTCTGCACTCGGGGAAGGTTTCGAAAGTGAAGTTATGTCCGGAGTTTGCAGGCAGAGGGAGGTATTTTGATTTCAAGTCCAACTTCATTCCTGCATCAATCGATTATGCCGAAGAGTCGCCCCTTTGTACCACGCTTTGTAAGGATGGGTTTAAAATTCGGACAGTTGAGCATTTGCTTTCTGCCATGGAGGCCATGGGGGTCGACAATTGTAGGATCGAGATAGcgaatgaagatgatgaagatagTGAAGTCGAG GTTCCAATTTTTGATGGATCTGCGGGTAAATGGGTGGATGCAATAGGGGAGATTGGTCTTAAGTTGGCTATAGATCAGTGTGGCAACTGCTGTGAGAAAATGGCACCATATGTAAATCAACCTGTCCATGTGTGGAGGAATGATTGTTATCTTGTTGCTTTTCCAGCCTCGGCAGTTCGTATAACGTATGGAATTGACTTTCCTCAG GTGCCCAACATTGGCTGCCAATGGTTTTCTACTGCCCCTTTGGACAACATGTTCTATGCCGAGCAAATAGCCCCATCAAGAACCTTTTGCATTTACGAGGAG GTAGAGCAAATGCAGAATATGGGACTCATAAAAGGAGGCTCAATAGAAAATGCTTTAGTTTGCAG